The following are encoded together in the Frankiaceae bacterium genome:
- a CDS encoding alcohol dehydrogenase catalytic domain-containing protein, producing MRAVVLRDGSYAVEDLPEPVPAEGEVRLRVAACGVCGSDLHLRGMGILPPGYVMGHEFAGVVDAVGPGVTGWTEGDRAAVYPFVPSDAHDMTASVTGIGCGGPYGGLAEACVVGADRLWRLPPSLDTQLGAIVEPLAVALHALDVSGVRPDDACAVVGAGPIGVLTALALRARGVTRVAVVEPNAARRDRLDAVALPAFGLDGVHEAVMAALGGPPRVVFECAGHPSAPGLALELVAPSGVVALLGVLNEPVPISQLLLMIKEAQLRASFCYRPASFDEAVGLLADGAVPVHGLVTARRSLEEAPAVMDALAAGTYELKVLLLP from the coding sequence GTGAGAGCCGTGGTGCTGCGCGACGGGTCGTACGCCGTCGAGGACCTGCCCGAGCCGGTGCCTGCCGAGGGGGAGGTACGTCTCCGCGTCGCGGCCTGCGGCGTCTGCGGCTCCGACCTGCACCTGCGCGGCATGGGCATCCTGCCGCCGGGCTACGTCATGGGCCACGAGTTCGCCGGCGTGGTCGACGCGGTCGGGCCCGGCGTGACCGGCTGGACGGAGGGCGACCGCGCGGCGGTGTACCCGTTCGTGCCTTCGGACGCCCACGACATGACGGCGTCGGTGACGGGGATCGGCTGCGGTGGGCCGTACGGCGGCCTCGCCGAGGCCTGCGTCGTCGGCGCCGACAGGCTCTGGCGCCTTCCCCCGTCCCTGGACACGCAGCTCGGCGCGATCGTGGAGCCCCTGGCGGTGGCGCTGCACGCACTGGACGTCAGCGGCGTACGCCCCGACGACGCCTGCGCGGTCGTCGGCGCCGGACCCATCGGCGTGCTGACCGCGCTGGCGCTGCGGGCGCGCGGTGTCACGCGGGTGGCCGTCGTGGAGCCGAACGCCGCGCGCCGCGACCGGCTCGACGCGGTGGCGTTGCCGGCGTTCGGGCTCGACGGCGTGCACGAGGCTGTCATGGCGGCGCTGGGCGGGCCGCCGCGCGTGGTGTTCGAGTGCGCGGGGCACCCCTCGGCGCCGGGGCTGGCGCTGGAGCTCGTCGCGCCGAGCGGGGTCGTGGCGCTGCTCGGCGTCCTGAACGAGCCCGTCCCCATCTCGCAGCTCCTGCTGATGATCAAGGAGGCGCAGCTGCGGGCGTCGTTCTGCTACCGGCCGGCGTCGTTCGACGAGGCGGTGGGGCTGCTCGCGGACGGCGCGGTGCCGGTGCACGGGCTGGTGACGGCGCGGCGTTCGCTGGAGGAGGCGCCCGCGGTCATGGACGCGCTGGCGGCGGGTACCTACGAGCTGAAGGTGCTGCTGCTGCCCTGA
- a CDS encoding glucose 1-dehydrogenase, with protein MARFDGKVALVTGGASGIGKATARRLASEGAAVLIGDLQDDAGAAVVAEIEKDGGRAAYVHLDVTDEQGWAGAVATAVETFGGLDVLVNNAGIGDTEPIEVTTVDTWDKVVAVTQTSVFLGMKAAAEALKRSGRGSVVNISSMYGIVGSGVSPAYHAAKGAVRLLTKTTALGWAKAGVRVNSVHPGFVDTPILGDTDRDVLIGTTPMGRLGRPEEIAATIAFLASDEASFVTGAEFVVDGGYTAG; from the coding sequence ATGGCCAGGTTCGACGGGAAGGTCGCACTCGTCACCGGCGGAGCGAGCGGCATCGGCAAGGCGACGGCGAGACGCCTCGCGTCCGAAGGCGCCGCGGTGCTGATCGGCGACCTCCAGGACGACGCGGGCGCCGCGGTCGTCGCCGAGATCGAGAAGGACGGCGGCAGGGCGGCGTACGTGCACCTGGACGTCACCGACGAGCAGGGCTGGGCCGGTGCCGTGGCGACGGCGGTCGAGACGTTCGGCGGCCTGGACGTCCTCGTCAACAACGCGGGCATCGGCGACACCGAGCCGATCGAGGTCACCACCGTCGACACCTGGGACAAGGTCGTCGCGGTCACGCAGACGAGCGTGTTCCTCGGCATGAAGGCGGCCGCGGAGGCGCTGAAGCGCAGCGGCCGCGGGTCGGTCGTCAACATCAGCTCGATGTACGGCATCGTCGGCTCCGGAGTGAGCCCCGCCTACCACGCCGCGAAGGGCGCGGTGCGGCTGCTCACCAAGACCACGGCGCTCGGCTGGGCGAAGGCCGGCGTGCGCGTCAACTCCGTGCACCCAGGGTTCGTCGACACGCCGATCCTCGGCGACACCGACCGCGACGTGCTCATCGGGACGACCCCGATGGGGCGCCTCGGCAGGCCCGAGGAGATCGCGGCCACGATCGCGTTCCTCGCGAGCGACGAGGCGAGCTTCGTCACCGGCGCCGAGTTCGTCGTCGACGGCGGCTACACGGCCGGCTGA
- a CDS encoding HD domain-containing protein has protein sequence MAFTRMDEGTLDDWMVIAQETVPYQEQVADRVLAMLRTLEGFSGGFGINQLAHALQTATRAERAGAPDDLVVGALCHDVGKVVSVANHPAIAAEILKPYVSAETYEIVRTHQDFQGRHYYSLIGKDPEARTQYAAEPWYAAAERFTDEWDQTAFDPEYDTEPLEHFEPLVRRVFGEVKIA, from the coding sequence ATGGCGTTCACGCGGATGGACGAGGGCACGCTCGACGACTGGATGGTCATCGCGCAGGAGACCGTGCCGTACCAGGAGCAGGTCGCCGACCGCGTGCTCGCGATGCTGCGGACGCTGGAGGGGTTCAGCGGCGGCTTCGGCATCAACCAGCTCGCCCACGCGCTGCAGACAGCGACCCGCGCCGAGCGCGCCGGCGCGCCGGACGACCTCGTCGTCGGGGCGCTCTGCCACGACGTCGGCAAGGTCGTCAGCGTCGCCAACCACCCCGCCATCGCGGCCGAGATCCTCAAGCCGTACGTCTCCGCGGAGACCTACGAGATCGTCCGCACGCACCAGGACTTCCAGGGCCGCCACTACTACTCGCTCATCGGCAAGGACCCCGAGGCGCGGACGCAGTACGCCGCCGAGCCGTGGTACGCCGCCGCGGAGCGGTTCACCGACGAGTGGGACCAGACGGCGTTCGACCCGGAGTACGACACCGAGCCGCTGGAGCACTTCGAGCCGCTGGTGCGGAGGGTGTTCGGCGAGGTCAAGATCGCGTAG
- a CDS encoding S9 family peptidase produces MDDDIRDTPLYADVADLFRRLNEPFGEVNALTDPSPSPDGRKVAFTGSRRDVVDADPVSRVCVVDVETGEVEEVTAGPHSDRYPRWSPDGSTIAFLSDRGHPGRFGLFLLEAGRLGEAWAAPDIDGTVEWMSWSPDGASLLLGVAGSGAEKPGVEGSGRIGDDGDRPAWLPHVTTGDTSDQWRRAWRYDVAARTVAPFSREGLNVWEAVWCGNDRIAAVVSESPGEDAWYDAPLALVDVATGRETVVHRGQEGRQLGWPAATADGSRLAVVQARASDRWLVAGDVLLVENGTVTPLPTGDVDVSHLAWRDDSTLTYLGGRGLDTVLGELRDSTPVELWSGPAAVGYVASPADLGDGTYLLELTAWDRPAQVAVVGEGVDRTVRVFGNAADPAEFGTERRLTWTAPDGLEIQGLLYEPTAGEAPYATVLLVHGGPVAQEQSRAPARQRFVTPLLARGYAVLVPNVRGSAGRGQAYAELVVGDMGGGETYDHLAGLDALVEQGVADPERIGVMGGSHGGFMTTWLVTQAPERFAAAVALSPVTDWRSQHFTSNIAHFDAVFVGDPEGRSPLLHADKVRTPTFLTAGDVDRCTPPGQALEFHQALRERGVPTACAIYPGEGHGVRKYPAVLDWTARILGWFEEWMPPKR; encoded by the coding sequence ATGGACGACGACATCCGCGACACCCCCCTCTACGCCGACGTCGCGGACCTGTTCCGCCGGCTCAACGAGCCGTTCGGCGAGGTCAACGCCCTCACCGACCCGAGCCCGTCGCCGGACGGTCGCAAGGTCGCGTTCACGGGGAGCCGGCGCGACGTCGTCGACGCCGACCCCGTCTCGCGGGTCTGCGTCGTCGACGTCGAGACCGGCGAGGTCGAGGAGGTCACCGCCGGCCCGCACAGCGACCGCTACCCGCGCTGGTCACCCGACGGATCGACGATCGCGTTCCTCTCCGACCGCGGGCACCCGGGTCGCTTCGGCCTGTTCCTGCTGGAGGCGGGCCGCCTCGGCGAGGCGTGGGCAGCGCCCGACATCGACGGCACCGTCGAGTGGATGTCGTGGTCGCCCGACGGCGCGTCGTTGCTGCTGGGCGTCGCGGGCAGCGGGGCGGAGAAGCCCGGCGTCGAGGGTTCAGGCCGCATCGGCGACGACGGCGACCGCCCGGCCTGGCTCCCCCACGTCACGACCGGCGACACGAGCGACCAGTGGCGCCGCGCGTGGCGGTACGACGTCGCCGCCCGCACCGTCGCGCCGTTCTCCCGCGAGGGCCTGAACGTCTGGGAGGCCGTCTGGTGCGGCAACGACCGGATCGCCGCCGTCGTCTCCGAGAGCCCCGGCGAGGACGCGTGGTACGACGCCCCGCTCGCCCTCGTCGACGTCGCCACCGGCCGGGAGACGGTGGTCCATCGCGGGCAGGAGGGGCGCCAGCTCGGCTGGCCCGCCGCGACCGCCGACGGCTCGCGGCTCGCCGTCGTGCAGGCCCGCGCGAGCGACCGCTGGCTCGTCGCGGGCGACGTCCTCCTCGTCGAGAACGGCACCGTCACCCCCCTGCCCACCGGCGACGTGGACGTCAGCCACCTCGCCTGGCGCGACGACTCGACCCTCACCTACCTCGGTGGCCGCGGCCTCGACACCGTCCTCGGCGAGCTGCGTGACAGCACGCCCGTCGAGCTCTGGTCCGGCCCCGCCGCGGTCGGCTACGTCGCGTCGCCCGCGGACCTCGGCGACGGGACGTACCTCCTCGAGCTCACCGCGTGGGACCGCCCCGCGCAGGTCGCCGTGGTCGGCGAGGGCGTGGACCGCACGGTCCGCGTCTTCGGCAACGCCGCCGACCCCGCCGAGTTCGGCACCGAGCGCCGCCTCACGTGGACCGCGCCCGACGGGCTGGAGATCCAGGGGCTGCTGTACGAGCCCACCGCCGGTGAGGCGCCGTACGCCACCGTCCTCCTCGTCCACGGCGGCCCCGTCGCGCAGGAGCAGTCGCGCGCACCCGCGCGGCAGCGGTTCGTCACGCCGCTGCTGGCGCGCGGCTACGCCGTGCTCGTCCCGAACGTCCGCGGGTCGGCCGGCCGCGGGCAGGCGTACGCCGAGCTGGTCGTCGGGGACATGGGCGGCGGCGAGACGTACGACCACCTGGCCGGCCTCGACGCGCTCGTGGAGCAGGGCGTCGCCGACCCCGAGCGGATCGGCGTCATGGGCGGCAGTCACGGCGGGTTCATGACGACGTGGCTCGTGACGCAGGCGCCGGAGCGCTTCGCGGCGGCGGTCGCGCTGTCGCCGGTGACCGACTGGCGCAGCCAGCACTTCACGAGCAACATCGCGCACTTCGACGCGGTGTTCGTCGGGGACCCCGAGGGGCGCAGCCCGCTGCTGCACGCCGACAAGGTGCGGACGCCGACGTTCCTCACGGCAGGCGACGTGGACCGGTGCACGCCGCCGGGGCAGGCGCTGGAGTTCCACCAGGCGCTGCGCGAGCGCGGCGTGCCCACGGCCTGCGCGATCTACCCCGGCGAGGGGCACGGCGTCCGCAAGTACCCGGCGGTGCTCGACTGGACCGCGCGCATCCTCGGCTGGTTCGAGGAGTGGATGCCCCCCAAGCGGTAG
- a CDS encoding maleylpyruvate isomerase family mycothiol-dependent enzyme: protein MFPGEKDYRAERRAFMATIDSLTREEFETGTTLCEGWAPRDVLSHLIGIDEAPTEYVKAAGLVNKANARIVERMRRLSSDELLARGREWAEKPAWTSLVASYALLGDVAIHHQDVLRGLGRHREIPPPVAAAILREGTILGIKRLKDNKCVASDTGRTVGRGRAVRGTAEALGLWLAGRRSVESELVFGAAD from the coding sequence ATGTTCCCCGGTGAGAAGGACTACCGCGCCGAGCGCCGCGCGTTCATGGCGACGATCGACTCGCTGACCCGCGAGGAGTTCGAGACGGGTACGACGCTCTGCGAGGGCTGGGCGCCGCGCGACGTGCTGAGCCACCTCATCGGCATCGACGAGGCGCCGACCGAGTACGTCAAGGCGGCCGGCCTGGTCAACAAGGCCAACGCCCGCATCGTCGAGCGGATGCGCCGGCTCTCCTCCGACGAGCTGCTCGCGAGGGGCCGCGAGTGGGCCGAGAAGCCCGCGTGGACGTCGCTCGTGGCGTCGTACGCCCTCCTCGGCGACGTCGCCATCCACCACCAGGACGTGCTCCGCGGGCTCGGCCGGCACCGGGAGATCCCGCCGCCGGTCGCGGCCGCGATCCTGCGCGAGGGCACGATCCTCGGCATCAAGCGGCTCAAGGACAACAAGTGCGTCGCCTCGGACACCGGCCGTACGGTCGGCCGCGGCCGCGCCGTCCGCGGCACCGCCGAAGCGCTCGGCCTGTGGCTGGCCGGGCGCCGCTCGGTCGAGTCGGAGCTGGTGTTCGGCGCGGCGGACTAG
- a CDS encoding STAS domain-containing protein, with amino-acid sequence MTAMLAPPDNCAGHRTLSPLGDLDLATAPQLRQDLVDASTSDSTLVVLDLEGVEFLDSVGLSVIIGGHKRLQRRGARLHLAGPRSIVRRVLSLTRVDSLIPTYDTVADAESGCPAPAH; translated from the coding sequence ATGACCGCCATGCTCGCCCCCCCGGACAACTGCGCCGGCCACCGCACCCTCTCCCCCCTGGGTGACCTCGACCTCGCGACCGCGCCCCAGCTGCGCCAGGACCTCGTCGACGCCAGCACCAGCGACTCCACCCTCGTCGTGCTCGACCTCGAGGGCGTCGAGTTCCTCGACTCCGTAGGCCTGTCCGTCATCATCGGCGGCCACAAGCGCCTGCAGCGCCGCGGCGCGCGGCTGCACCTGGCCGGCCCGCGCTCGATCGTCCGCCGCGTGCTCAGCCTGACCCGCGTCGACTCGCTCATCCCGACGTACGACACCGTCGCCGACGCCGAGTCCGGCTGCCCCGCCCCCGCCCACTAG
- a CDS encoding penicillin acylase family protein — translation MNRRLPAFVAAALLAALAPVSDAAPKPAYDVRIRTTEYGIPHIEAKDWASLGYGYGYSVARETICVLAETYTTVRAQRSRFFGPDAGYSYRANGSTVNNLNSDFFFQQIIDERRVEKLLGGPDAPKPQIRDGVRGYVAGYNRWLASVGGAAGVTDPACKGKPWVTPITEMDAYRRFYQLALLASSGVAIDGIGAAQPPSPAAPATPVDAAETAAALEREFGRLDIGSNAVALGKDATANGHGMLLGNPHFPWIGSERFYQAHLTIPGQLDVAGGSLLGVPIVLIGHTAHQAWSHTVSTAYRFTPFQETLVPGSPTTYLYDGVPTPMTSRTVTVDALTPEGTVEKRTRTLYATKHGPIFTSLLGIPLPWTPATAFSMGDANAPNFRYLNHFFDVNQAQSARDVLDSLKRNQGIPWVNTIAADDKGEALYADISVTPHVTDTKALTCGTAVGQATFAGLRLPVLDGSRSMCEWGTDPDSRQPGTFGPSSMPSLIRSDYVTNSNDSFWLSNPEQPLEGYAEIIGDERTERTTRTRSGLVMVAEELADGGRFSRQELQDILYANRQHSWELTKADVLTMCRAFPGGYAPSSNGPVEVGNACDVLAAWDGRDNLDSRGAVLFRRFWTRTIAVQAPVLANQQRAPIWAVPFDAADPVGTPRGLDVANPLTHRAFGDALNDLSGAGIPVDAPLGEFQVDKRPDGTATPYHGGPGGVGVFNAMNASWSATRGYVGPLQHGSSFIQVVSFDGDGCPDARTILTYSQSPNPNSPHYADQTRLYSSGGWVTSRFCGGDVRDHALSTLRLTGS, via the coding sequence GTGAACCGCCGCCTTCCCGCGTTCGTCGCCGCTGCCCTGCTCGCCGCCCTCGCGCCCGTCTCCGACGCGGCGCCGAAGCCGGCGTACGACGTCCGCATCCGCACCACCGAGTACGGCATCCCGCACATCGAGGCCAAGGACTGGGCCTCGCTGGGCTACGGCTACGGCTACTCGGTCGCGCGGGAGACCATCTGCGTGCTCGCGGAGACGTACACGACGGTGCGCGCGCAGCGGTCGCGCTTCTTCGGCCCGGACGCGGGCTACAGCTACCGCGCCAACGGCTCGACGGTGAACAACCTCAACAGCGACTTCTTCTTCCAGCAGATCATCGACGAGCGCCGGGTCGAGAAGCTGCTGGGCGGCCCCGACGCGCCCAAGCCGCAGATCCGCGACGGCGTGCGCGGCTACGTCGCCGGCTACAACCGCTGGCTCGCGAGCGTCGGCGGCGCCGCCGGCGTCACCGACCCGGCCTGCAAGGGCAAGCCGTGGGTCACGCCGATCACCGAGATGGACGCGTACCGCCGCTTCTACCAGCTCGCTCTCCTCGCGAGCAGCGGCGTGGCGATCGACGGCATCGGCGCGGCGCAGCCGCCGTCGCCCGCCGCGCCCGCGACGCCGGTCGACGCCGCCGAGACCGCCGCCGCGCTCGAGCGGGAGTTCGGCCGGCTCGACATCGGCTCCAACGCCGTCGCGCTCGGCAAGGACGCCACCGCCAACGGCCACGGGATGCTGCTCGGCAACCCGCACTTCCCGTGGATCGGCTCGGAGCGCTTCTACCAGGCGCACCTCACGATCCCCGGCCAGCTCGACGTCGCGGGCGGCTCGCTGCTCGGCGTGCCGATCGTGCTCATCGGCCACACGGCGCACCAGGCGTGGTCGCACACGGTGTCGACGGCGTACCGCTTCACGCCGTTCCAGGAGACGCTCGTCCCCGGCTCGCCGACGACGTACCTCTACGACGGCGTCCCCACCCCGATGACGTCGCGCACGGTCACCGTCGACGCGCTGACGCCGGAGGGCACGGTCGAGAAGCGCACGCGCACGCTGTACGCCACCAAGCACGGCCCGATCTTCACGTCGCTGCTCGGCATCCCGCTGCCGTGGACGCCCGCGACGGCGTTCAGCATGGGCGACGCCAACGCCCCGAACTTCCGCTACCTCAACCACTTCTTCGACGTGAACCAGGCGCAGAGCGCCCGCGACGTCCTCGACTCCCTGAAGCGCAACCAGGGCATCCCGTGGGTCAACACCATCGCCGCGGACGACAAGGGCGAGGCGCTGTACGCCGACATCTCCGTGACGCCGCACGTCACCGACACCAAGGCGCTGACCTGCGGTACGGCGGTCGGGCAGGCGACGTTCGCCGGCCTGCGGCTGCCGGTGCTCGACGGGTCGCGCTCGATGTGCGAGTGGGGCACCGACCCCGACTCGCGGCAGCCGGGCACGTTCGGGCCGTCCAGCATGCCGTCGCTCATCCGCAGCGACTACGTCACCAACTCGAACGACTCGTTCTGGCTCTCCAACCCCGAGCAGCCGCTCGAGGGGTACGCCGAGATCATCGGCGACGAGCGCACCGAGCGGACGACGCGCACGCGTTCGGGCCTCGTCATGGTCGCGGAGGAGCTCGCTGACGGCGGCCGCTTCAGCCGCCAGGAGCTGCAGGACATCCTCTACGCCAACCGCCAGCACTCCTGGGAGCTGACGAAGGCCGACGTGCTGACGATGTGCCGGGCGTTCCCCGGCGGCTACGCGCCGTCCTCGAACGGCCCGGTCGAGGTCGGCAACGCCTGCGACGTGCTCGCCGCGTGGGACGGCCGCGACAACCTCGACTCCCGTGGGGCGGTGCTGTTCCGCCGCTTCTGGACGCGCACGATCGCGGTCCAGGCGCCGGTGCTCGCCAACCAGCAGCGCGCGCCGATCTGGGCGGTGCCGTTCGACGCGGCCGACCCGGTCGGCACGCCGCGCGGCCTCGACGTCGCCAACCCGCTCACCCACAGGGCGTTCGGCGACGCGCTGAACGACCTGTCCGGCGCGGGCATCCCCGTCGACGCGCCGCTCGGCGAGTTCCAGGTCGACAAGCGGCCCGACGGCACCGCCACGCCGTACCACGGCGGCCCCGGCGGGGTCGGCGTCTTCAACGCCATGAACGCCTCGTGGAGCGCCACCCGCGGCTACGTGGGCCCGCTGCAGCACGGGTCGTCGTTCATCCAGGTGGTGTCGTTCGACGGGGACGGCTGCCCGGACGCGCGGACGATCCTCACGTACTCGCAGTCGCCCAACCCGAACTCCCCGCACTACGCCGACCAGACCCGCCTGTACTCCTCGGGCGGCTGGGTGACGTCGCGGTTCTGCGGCGGCGACGTGCGCGACCACGCGCTCTCGACGCTGCGCCTCACCGGCTCCTGA
- a CDS encoding DUF4235 domain-containing protein, which yields MLSKLGWKVAATGSSLLAARLTAKAVTGGWKKIKRTDPPANPAAPSTGWGEAIGWATASGVAIALARLAARRGAAGAWRKATGHLPPGLEEAAAA from the coding sequence GTGCTGAGCAAGCTCGGTTGGAAGGTGGCGGCGACGGGCTCGTCGCTGCTCGCGGCACGGCTGACCGCCAAGGCGGTCACCGGCGGGTGGAAGAAGATCAAGCGGACAGATCCGCCCGCCAACCCCGCGGCACCTTCGACCGGCTGGGGCGAGGCGATCGGGTGGGCGACGGCGAGCGGCGTAGCGATCGCGCTGGCTCGCCTCGCCGCCCGCAGAGGCGCGGCGGGTGCGTGGCGCAAGGCGACGGGCCACCTCCCGCCAGGGCTGGAAGAGGCCGCGGCGGCGTAG
- a CDS encoding cyanophycinase, whose product MEAPDPDAPRGVLMVVGGAEDKLGKRTILNRFVRLAGGPAATIAVISTASSLGDTITDVYREIFTKLGVAEVRGLRPETRAEADDPACADLLNECTGVFMTGGNQVKLSSIVAGTRLGDAIIHAYEAGAVVGGTSAGASVVATHMVAGGAEGITPKERMVQLAAGLGLVDGVIIDQHFTQRNRFGRLLTLVAHSPQLLALGIDEDTAIVVTEGRYVEVVGKGAVTVFDGLHMQTKAYAAKRTQPLLVSDVVLHSLPNATHFDLRTRSLVPEVRHTEDPDVVIGKRLGRMLARRIAAEGAYDTSVERAARRKRRTPKEPSSE is encoded by the coding sequence ATGGAGGCCCCCGACCCCGACGCACCGCGCGGCGTGCTCATGGTCGTCGGCGGCGCCGAGGACAAGCTCGGCAAGCGCACGATCCTCAACCGCTTCGTACGTCTCGCCGGCGGCCCAGCGGCCACCATCGCCGTCATCTCCACGGCCAGCTCCCTCGGCGACACGATCACCGACGTCTACCGCGAGATCTTCACCAAGCTCGGTGTCGCCGAGGTGCGAGGACTCAGGCCGGAGACGCGCGCGGAGGCCGACGACCCCGCCTGCGCCGACCTCCTGAACGAGTGCACCGGCGTCTTCATGACCGGCGGCAACCAGGTCAAGCTCTCCTCCATCGTCGCCGGCACCAGGCTCGGCGACGCGATCATCCACGCGTACGAGGCCGGCGCCGTCGTCGGCGGCACGTCCGCGGGCGCCTCCGTGGTCGCCACGCACATGGTCGCGGGCGGCGCCGAGGGCATCACGCCGAAGGAGCGCATGGTCCAGCTCGCGGCCGGCCTCGGCCTCGTGGACGGCGTCATCATCGACCAGCACTTCACCCAGCGGAACCGCTTCGGCCGCCTGCTCACGCTCGTCGCGCACTCGCCGCAGCTGCTCGCCCTCGGCATCGACGAGGACACCGCGATCGTCGTCACCGAGGGCCGCTACGTCGAGGTCGTCGGCAAGGGGGCGGTGACCGTGTTCGACGGCCTGCACATGCAGACGAAGGCGTACGCCGCCAAGCGCACCCAGCCGCTGCTCGTCTCCGACGTGGTGCTGCACTCGCTGCCGAACGCCACGCACTTCGACCTGCGCACCCGCTCCCTCGTGCCCGAGGTACGCCACACGGAGGACCCCGACGTCGTCATCGGCAAGCGCCTCGGCCGTATGCTCGCGCGCCGCATCGCCGCCGAGGGCGCGTACGACACGTCCGTCGAACGCGCCGCCCGCCGCAAGCGCAGGACCCCGAAGGAGCCGAGCAGTGAGTGA